Proteins from one Procambarus clarkii isolate CNS0578487 chromosome 40, FALCON_Pclarkii_2.0, whole genome shotgun sequence genomic window:
- the LOC123757747 gene encoding uncharacterized protein has translation MVEYGGFSKCKYFTGSILKYRISTSTVLMRPPPSSCALHRPHAPSTVLMRPPPSSCALHRPHAPSTVLMRPPPSSCALHRPHAPSTVLMRPPPSSCALHRPHAPSTVLIRPPPSSCALHRPHSTSTVLMRPPPSSCALHRPHVPSTVLIQPPPSSFDLHRPHAPSTVLIRPPPSSCALHRPHAPSTVLMRPPPSSFDLHRPHAPSTVLMRPPPSSCALHRPHAPSTVLMRPPPSSCALHRPHAPSTVLMRPPPSSCALHRPHAPSTVLMRPPPSSFDLHRPHAPSTVLIRPPMPWFDPNRRASKPSDTNITFLRSL, from the coding sequence ATGGTGGAATACGGCGGGTTCAGTaaatgcaagtatttcacaggtaGTATACTGAAATATAGGATATCGACCTCCACCGTCCTCATGCGCCCTCCACCGTCCTCATGCGCCCTCCACCGTCCTCATGCGCCCTCCACCGTCCTCATGCGCCCTCCACCGTCCTCATGCGCCCTCCACCGTCCTCATGCGCCCTCCACCGTCCTCATGCGCCCTCCACCGTCCTCATGCGCCCTCCACCGTCCTCATGCGCCCTCCACCGTCCTCATGCGCCCTCCACCGTCCTCATGCGCCCTCCACCGTCCTCATGCGCCCTCCACCGTCCTCATTCGACCCCCACCGTCCTCATGCGCCCTCCACCGTCCTCATTCGACCTCCACCGTCCTCATGCGCCCTCCACCGTCCTCATGCGCCCTCCACCGTCCTCATGTGCCCTCCACCGTCCTCATTCAACCTCCACCGTCCTCATTCGACCTCCACCGTCCTCATGCGCCCTCCACCGTCCTCATTCGACCTCCACCGTCCTCATGCGCCCTCCACCGTCCTCATGCGCCCTCCACCGTCCTCATGCGACCTCCACCGTCCTCATTCGACCTCCACCGTCCTCATGCGCCCTCCACCGTCCTCATGCGCCCTCCACCGTCCTCATGCGCCCTCCACCGTCCTCATGCGCCCTCCACCGTCCTCATGCGCCCTCCACCGTCCTCATGCGCCCTCCACCGTCCTCATGCGCCCTCCACCGTCCTCATGCGCCCTCCACCGTCCTCATGCGCCCTCCACCGTCCTCATGCGCCCTCCACCGTCCTCATGCGACCTCCACCGTCCTCATTCGACCTCCACCGTCCTCATGCGCCCTCAACCGTCCTCATTCGACCCCCAATGCCCTGGTTCGACCCCAACCGCCGGGCCTCAAAACCTTCTGATACAAACATTACATTCTTGCGATCATTGTGA